The following proteins are co-located in the Aggregatibacter aphrophilus ATCC 33389 genome:
- a CDS encoding DNA polymerase III subunit chi: protein MPKNAQFYLLSDTSPVRPNLSAVESLACDLAASAWRLGKRVLLVCESEVQALKIDEALWQREPDEFVPHNLSGEATTYATPIEISWTGKRNAQSRDLLINLQPQLPEYINSFNQIIDFVPVEEQPKALARERYKQLRQLGWALSTEQA, encoded by the coding sequence ATGCCAAAAAACGCACAATTTTACTTACTTAGCGACACCTCGCCTGTCCGACCAAATTTATCCGCTGTGGAAAGTTTGGCTTGCGATCTTGCCGCCTCTGCATGGCGACTTGGCAAGCGAGTGTTGTTGGTGTGTGAAAGCGAGGTGCAGGCGTTGAAAATTGACGAGGCTTTGTGGCAACGGGAACCCGACGAGTTCGTTCCGCACAACCTTTCCGGCGAAGCCACCACGTATGCCACGCCCATTGAAATTAGTTGGACGGGCAAACGCAATGCGCAAAGCCGTGATTTGCTGATTAATCTGCAACCGCAACTGCCGGAATACATTAATAGTTTCAACCAAATTATCGATTTTGTTCCTGTGGAAGAACAACCAAAAGCTTTAGCGCGTGAGCGTTATAAACAACTAAGACAGTTAGGTTGGGCGTTGAGTACGGAGCAGGCATAA
- the fumC gene encoding class II fumarate hydratase has translation MAFRIEKDTMGEVQVPADKYWAAQTERSRNNFKIGPEASMPREIIEAFGYLKKAAAFANHDLGVLPAEKRDLIAQACDEILANKLDDQFPLVIWQTGSGTQSNMNVNEVVANRAHVLHGGKLGEKSFVHPNDDVNKSQSSNDTFPTAMHIAAYKKVVEHTIPCVERLQKTFAAKSEAFKDVVKIGRTHLMDATPLTLGQEFSAYAAQLDFGLRALKHTLPHLSQLALGGTAVGTGLNTPKGYDVKVAEYIAKFTGHPFVTAENKFEALAAHDAIVETHGALRQLAMSLFKIANDIRLLASGPRSGIGEILIPENEPGSSIMPGKVNPTQCEALTMVCAQVFGNDTTIAFVGSQGHFQLNVFNPVMVANFLQSAQLLGDACVSFDEHCAVGIEPNYPRIKQQLENSLMLVTALNTHIGYENAAKIAKTAHKNGTTLREEAINLGLVSAEDFDKWVRPEDMVGSLK, from the coding sequence ATGGCATTTCGCATTGAAAAAGACACGATGGGTGAAGTTCAAGTTCCTGCAGATAAATACTGGGCTGCGCAAACCGAACGTTCTCGTAACAATTTTAAAATCGGCCCTGAGGCTTCAATGCCTCGTGAAATTATCGAAGCCTTTGGTTATTTGAAAAAAGCGGCAGCATTTGCCAACCATGATTTAGGCGTGTTACCTGCTGAAAAACGTGATTTGATCGCACAAGCCTGCGATGAAATTTTAGCAAATAAATTAGACGATCAATTCCCGTTGGTGATTTGGCAAACCGGTTCCGGTACACAATCCAACATGAACGTGAACGAAGTAGTGGCAAACCGCGCGCACGTTTTACATGGTGGCAAATTAGGGGAAAAATCTTTCGTTCACCCAAATGATGATGTGAACAAATCCCAATCTTCTAACGATACCTTCCCAACCGCTATGCATATTGCAGCATACAAAAAAGTGGTTGAACACACTATTCCTTGTGTAGAACGCTTGCAAAAAACCTTTGCGGCAAAATCTGAAGCCTTCAAAGATGTGGTGAAAATCGGTCGTACGCACTTAATGGATGCGACGCCATTAACATTAGGTCAAGAATTCTCTGCTTATGCGGCACAATTAGACTTCGGCTTGCGCGCGTTAAAACACACTCTTCCGCATTTAAGTCAGTTAGCCCTTGGCGGCACAGCGGTAGGTACCGGTTTGAACACGCCAAAAGGTTATGATGTGAAAGTGGCGGAATACATTGCAAAATTCACCGGACATCCTTTTGTGACCGCAGAAAATAAATTTGAAGCCTTAGCCGCGCATGATGCCATTGTGGAAACCCACGGCGCATTACGTCAGCTTGCCATGAGCTTATTCAAAATTGCTAACGACATTCGTTTATTGGCATCCGGCCCGCGTTCCGGTATCGGTGAAATTTTAATCCCTGAAAATGAACCGGGTTCTTCCATCATGCCGGGTAAAGTCAATCCGACCCAATGCGAAGCGTTAACTATGGTGTGTGCGCAAGTATTCGGTAACGATACTACTATTGCTTTCGTTGGCTCACAAGGCCACTTCCAATTAAACGTGTTCAACCCGGTTATGGTGGCAAATTTCTTACAATCTGCGCAATTATTGGGTGATGCCTGCGTATCCTTTGATGAACACTGTGCAGTCGGCATCGAACCGAACTATCCTCGCATTAAACAACAATTGGAAAATTCATTGATGTTAGTGACCGCACTTAATACGCATATCGGTTATGAAAATGCGGCAAAAATTGCGAAAACCGCACACAAAAACGGCACAACCTTACGCGAAGAAGCCATTAATCTTGGCTTGGTGTCAGCCGAAGACTTCGACAAATGGGTGCGCCCTGAAGACATGGTGGGCAGCTTAAAATAG
- the ycfP gene encoding alpha/beta hydrolase YcfP has protein sequence MIIYLHGFDSSSPGNHEKVLQLKFIDDDVRFINYSTLYPRHDMQFLLKEVHKLVSESKDEKPLICGVGLGGYWAERIGFLCGIKQAIFNPNLFPQENMGGKIDRPEEYEDIATKCVENFRLKNKAHCLVFLSVEDGILDSQRSAKVLSPYYDVIWDAVETHKFKQISQHLQQIKAFKEA, from the coding sequence ATGATTATTTATTTACACGGTTTTGATTCCAGTAGCCCGGGCAATCACGAAAAAGTATTGCAGCTAAAATTTATCGATGATGATGTGCGTTTTATTAATTACAGCACATTGTACCCGCGTCACGATATGCAATTTCTTTTAAAAGAAGTGCATAAATTGGTATCCGAATCGAAAGATGAGAAACCGTTAATTTGTGGCGTCGGACTTGGTGGTTATTGGGCGGAACGCATTGGTTTTTTGTGTGGCATTAAACAAGCGATTTTCAATCCGAATTTATTTCCGCAGGAAAATATGGGTGGCAAAATCGATCGTCCGGAAGAATATGAAGACATTGCGACCAAGTGCGTGGAAAATTTCCGTTTGAAAAATAAAGCTCATTGTTTGGTGTTTTTGTCTGTAGAAGACGGCATTTTAGATTCCCAACGCAGTGCCAAGGTTCTATCGCCTTATTATGATGTGATTTGGGATGCCGTAGAAACCCACAAGTTCAAGCAGATTTCCCAGCATTTACAACAGATTAAAGCTTTTAAAGAAGCTTAA
- a CDS encoding ATP-grasp domain-containing protein, whose amino-acid sequence MKLLMLCREPRLYSCRRLKQAAEENGHQMDILDPNRCLIKLGKNPPHFALYYQADVESEAQLLPQYDAVLPRFGTGSMLMGCRVLHYFQALGVPCLNNVEAFCNARDKWLSLQMLLQHDIAVPDSLLGGMEVDANRAVQHISAPTILKTLSGSQGIGVILAEQPQSAVSILETLKQANVPALAQEFIAEAQGADLRCFVVGNRIIATMQRIGQNGEFRANCHRGATTEKVVLTEQEKHIALNATKVLGLDVAGVDLIRSANGPLVLEVNASPGLEMIEKTSGIDIALQMILHLEQKIRNQVGVIK is encoded by the coding sequence ATGAAACTATTAATGTTGTGCCGTGAACCGCGTTTGTATAGCTGTCGGCGTTTAAAACAGGCGGCAGAAGAAAACGGCCATCAAATGGATATTCTCGATCCGAATCGTTGTTTGATAAAACTCGGTAAAAATCCACCGCACTTTGCTTTGTATTATCAGGCGGATGTGGAAAGTGAAGCGCAATTATTGCCACAATATGATGCCGTGTTACCCCGCTTTGGTACAGGCAGTATGCTCATGGGCTGTCGCGTATTGCACTATTTTCAAGCATTGGGTGTACCTTGCTTGAATAATGTAGAAGCCTTTTGCAATGCGCGAGATAAATGGTTGAGCTTGCAAATGTTGTTGCAACATGACATTGCTGTGCCGGATTCTTTACTTGGCGGTATGGAAGTGGATGCCAATCGTGCGGTACAGCACATCAGTGCGCCAACTATCTTGAAAACCCTAAGCGGCTCGCAAGGTATTGGTGTGATTTTGGCGGAACAGCCACAAAGTGCGGTCAGTATTTTAGAAACATTGAAGCAGGCGAATGTGCCGGCATTAGCGCAGGAATTTATTGCAGAAGCCCAAGGCGCCGATTTACGTTGCTTTGTGGTGGGCAACCGCATTATCGCAACCATGCAACGCATCGGGCAAAATGGTGAATTTCGTGCTAATTGTCACCGTGGTGCCACTACAGAAAAAGTTGTATTAACCGAACAGGAAAAACACATTGCCTTAAACGCAACGAAAGTGTTAGGCTTGGACGTGGCAGGCGTGGATTTAATCCGTTCAGCCAATGGCCCGTTGGTATTAGAAGTCAATGCCAGTCCGGGGCTTGAAATGATCGAGAAAACCAGTGGCATTGATATTGCCTTGCAGATGATCTTACATTTAGAACAAAAGATTCGTAATCAGGTTGGAGTAATAAAATGA
- the nfsA gene encoding oxygen-insensitive NADPH nitroreductase, translating into MSEKKYTSSTLDCILSHRSIRHFTSEPIEEKVIEQLVNAARLASTSNHLQCVSIVRITDPALREQMMVYSSNQEYVKSAPEFWVFCVDFHKHKQICPTAQLDYAEVLLIGAVDTGIMSQNVLLAAESLGLGGVYIGSLRNEMDAVGKLLNLPEHCLPMVGMCLGYPDQDPPSKPRLPKETLFFENAYQPLDTTKLDEYNQTVAEYYRQRSNIDMDWSRNVIKSLDKPIRPKVLAYLQQQGFIKK; encoded by the coding sequence ATGTCTGAAAAAAAATATACGTCTTCCACTTTAGATTGCATATTATCCCATCGTTCTATTCGTCATTTCACTTCTGAACCGATAGAAGAGAAGGTCATTGAGCAATTAGTCAATGCGGCCCGTTTGGCATCCACCTCTAATCATTTGCAATGTGTTTCTATTGTGCGTATTACCGATCCTGCGCTGCGTGAGCAGATGATGGTGTATAGCTCTAATCAGGAATATGTGAAAAGCGCACCGGAGTTTTGGGTATTTTGTGTGGATTTTCATAAACATAAACAAATTTGCCCAACCGCGCAGTTAGATTATGCGGAAGTGCTGCTCATCGGCGCGGTGGATACCGGTATTATGTCGCAAAATGTGTTGTTGGCGGCGGAAAGTTTAGGGCTCGGCGGAGTGTATATCGGTTCTTTGCGTAATGAAATGGACGCTGTCGGCAAATTGTTAAACTTGCCGGAACATTGCTTACCAATGGTCGGCATGTGTTTGGGCTATCCTGATCAAGATCCGCCGAGTAAACCACGGTTACCAAAAGAAACCTTATTCTTTGAAAATGCCTACCAACCGTTGGATACCACCAAATTGGACGAATATAACCAAACCGTGGCGGAATATTACCGTCAGCGTAGTAATATCGACATGGATTGGTCGCGTAATGTGATTAAGAGTTTGGATAAGCCGATTCGCCCGAAAGTATTGGCTTATTTGCAGCAACAAGGTTTTATTAAAAAGTAA
- a CDS encoding GrxA family glutaredoxin: MFVTIYGRLSCPYCVRAKALAEKLKNSVDNFDYRYIDIIEQGLSKDDIAKIIGKPVQTVPQILVDEKHIGGCTDFQAFVRDQFGID; encoded by the coding sequence ATGTTTGTGACAATTTATGGCCGCCTAAGTTGCCCGTACTGCGTACGCGCTAAAGCCTTAGCGGAAAAATTAAAAAATTCGGTGGATAATTTTGATTATCGCTACATCGATATTATCGAGCAAGGTCTAAGTAAAGACGATATTGCTAAAATTATCGGCAAACCGGTACAAACCGTGCCGCAAATTTTAGTTGATGAAAAACACATTGGCGGCTGTACTGACTTCCAAGCCTTCGTGCGTGATCAATTTGGCATTGACTAA
- a CDS encoding sugar-binding domain-containing protein yields MDDILYMSGHFMGYSQISHSVSEFCVMNCLQLGVSKIMAIVLKWCDSSYLEEQNKFRISGGFSEMPIYWREKVQYL; encoded by the coding sequence ATGGATGATATTTTATATATGAGCGGGCACTTTATGGGCTACAGTCAAATCAGCCATTCCGTGTCAGAATTTTGTGTAATGAATTGTTTACAGCTTGGGGTAAGTAAAATTATGGCTATTGTGTTGAAATGGTGTGATAGCAGTTATTTGGAAGAGCAGAATAAATTCCGTATTTCGGGAGGATTTTCCGAGATGCCTATTTACTGGAGGGAGAAGGTTCAGTATTTATAG
- a CDS encoding aromatic amino acid transporter, whose protein sequence is MNKTVGSTLLVAGTMIGAGMLAMPLTSAGIGFSATLLLLLGLWALLTFTALLFVELYQTAPSDAGIGTLAEQYFGRPGRIISTAVLIIFLYALIAAYISGGGSLLADTLPTIIDDETTGKTAVLIFTVFFGAFIVIGTHSVDKINRLLFFTMIATFIVVLALMLPAIKLDNLMAMPIDNALIISASPVFFTAFGFHGSIPSLNKYLDGNVKALRIAILVGSGITLFAYILWQLSTHGLLTQNEFLQILQKDPTLNGLVTATLTITQSNIMANAVKIFSTLALITSFLGVGIGLLECIEDLLKRSFNINAGRFSLGLMTFIPPIVFALFYPKGFILALGYAGQMFAFYAVVLPVSLVWKARKIHPNLPYKVWGGNLTLFIVLVLGVIITSIPFAIRAGYLPFVVG, encoded by the coding sequence ATGAACAAAACAGTGGGAAGTACGTTGTTAGTCGCAGGTACAATGATTGGCGCAGGTATGTTGGCTATGCCACTCACCTCCGCCGGGATTGGTTTTAGTGCCACCTTGCTTTTATTATTAGGCTTGTGGGCATTATTAACATTTACCGCATTACTTTTCGTTGAACTTTACCAAACTGCGCCAAGCGATGCAGGCATCGGTACCTTGGCCGAACAATATTTCGGTCGACCGGGACGCATCATTTCCACCGCTGTATTAATCATCTTTTTATACGCCTTAATCGCCGCCTATATCAGCGGAGGCGGCTCATTATTGGCCGATACTCTGCCTACGATTATCGATGATGAAACTACCGGCAAAACCGCCGTATTAATTTTCACCGTTTTCTTCGGTGCTTTTATTGTCATCGGCACACACAGCGTGGATAAAATCAACCGCTTGCTGTTTTTCACCATGATCGCCACGTTCATCGTAGTATTGGCGCTCATGTTACCGGCCATCAAATTAGATAATCTCATGGCCATGCCGATTGATAACGCCCTGATTATTTCCGCCAGTCCGGTATTTTTCACCGCCTTCGGCTTCCACGGCTCCATTCCAAGTTTAAACAAATACTTAGACGGTAACGTAAAAGCCCTTCGCATAGCCATTTTGGTCGGTTCCGGCATCACCCTATTCGCCTACATATTGTGGCAACTTTCCACCCACGGTTTGCTCACACAAAACGAGTTTCTGCAAATCTTGCAAAAGGATCCGACCTTAAATGGTTTGGTCACCGCTACCCTTACCATTACGCAAAGCAACATCATGGCAAACGCGGTGAAAATCTTCTCCACCCTGGCGTTAATCACTTCATTTTTAGGCGTGGGAATCGGCTTATTAGAATGTATCGAAGACTTATTAAAACGTTCCTTTAACATCAACGCAGGTCGTTTCTCCCTTGGTTTAATGACCTTCATCCCGCCTATCGTCTTCGCCTTGTTCTACCCGAAAGGTTTCATCCTTGCCTTAGGCTACGCCGGTCAAATGTTCGCTTTCTACGCCGTAGTTCTTCCGGTCTCTCTCGTGTGGAAGGCTCGTAAAATTCATCCCAACCTACCGTATAAAGTTTGGGGTGGTAATTTGACACTTTTCATCGTGTTAGTGTTAGGTGTTATTATCACGTCCATTCCATTTGCCATTCGAGCGGGTTATCTGCCGTTTGTGGTGGGATAA
- a CDS encoding DUF4112 domain-containing protein, with amino-acid sequence MKNNNTLIPFEQQEIIRRERHLAKYANTMDCLFCIPFTKQGVGLDAILSLIPFVGDITGLLLTLKAFRMGKELGVPEHKMRPAVYLAFADMLLGMIPVLGTLIDIFLQPTYRTMKIINEHVRSEYGIDSTLHLERPFMHAGLEKKQEKSAFWRHPVAAWIYLHLPDFFGLIMLILMGWAAVALTKWAWGGVTYLFNALIGFF; translated from the coding sequence ATGAAAAATAACAATACTCTTATTCCTTTTGAACAGCAGGAAATTATTCGTCGTGAACGTCATTTGGCTAAATATGCTAACACGATGGATTGTCTCTTCTGTATTCCCTTTACTAAACAAGGGGTTGGTCTCGATGCTATTCTTTCGCTCATTCCTTTTGTCGGCGACATCACCGGCCTATTACTGACTTTAAAAGCCTTCCGCATGGGCAAAGAGTTAGGCGTACCGGAACATAAAATGCGACCGGCGGTGTATTTGGCTTTTGCCGATATGTTATTGGGCATGATTCCGGTGTTGGGCACACTTATTGACATCTTCCTACAACCGACTTATCGCACCATGAAAATTATCAATGAGCACGTTCGCAGCGAGTATGGCATAGATAGTACCTTGCATTTGGAACGCCCGTTCATGCACGCCGGTCTTGAAAAGAAACAGGAAAAATCTGCCTTTTGGCGCCATCCTGTTGCCGCATGGATTTATCTGCACCTGCCTGATTTCTTTGGTTTGATTATGCTAATTCTGATGGGATGGGCTGCTGTGGCGTTAACAAAATGGGCTTGGGGTGGTGTTACTTATTTGTTTAACGCATTGATTGGTTTTTTCTAA
- the araD gene encoding L-ribulose-5-phosphate 4-epimerase, whose amino-acid sequence MLEELKEKVLKANLALPKHYLVTFTWGNVSAIDRERNLVVIKPSGVEYDVMTAEDMVVVDLFSGKVVEGTKKPSSDTPTHLELYREFPTIGGIVHTHSRHATIWSQAGEDLIAAGTTHADYFYGSIPCTRKMTPAEIQGEYELETGKVIVETFRKRGIDPKDVPAVLVHSHGPFAWGTDADNAVHNAVVLEEIGYMNLFTRQLRPNLQPMQQELLDKHYLRKHGKNAYYGQ is encoded by the coding sequence ATGTTAGAAGAATTGAAGGAAAAAGTGTTAAAAGCTAATTTAGCGTTGCCAAAACACTATTTGGTCACATTCACTTGGGGCAACGTGTCTGCTATTGACCGCGAGAGAAATTTGGTAGTCATTAAACCTTCCGGTGTGGAATATGATGTTATGACGGCAGAAGATATGGTGGTGGTGGATTTATTCAGTGGCAAAGTGGTGGAAGGGACAAAAAAACCGTCCTCCGACACGCCAACGCACTTGGAGCTTTACCGTGAATTCCCAACTATCGGTGGTATCGTACACACCCACTCACGCCACGCCACCATTTGGTCGCAAGCAGGTGAAGATTTAATCGCCGCCGGCACCACCCACGCCGACTATTTCTACGGCTCCATCCCTTGCACCCGCAAAATGACCCCGGCAGAAATTCAAGGCGAATACGAATTGGAAACTGGCAAAGTTATCGTGGAAACCTTCCGCAAACGTGGCATCGACCCGAAAGATGTGCCCGCCGTGTTAGTCCATTCCCACGGCCCGTTCGCCTGGGGTACCGACGCCGACAACGCCGTTCATAATGCGGTAGTACTGGAAGAAATCGGCTACATGAATTTATTCACCCGTCAACTCCGCCCGAATTTGCAACCGATGCAACAAGAATTATTGGATAAACATTATCTACGCAAACATGGCAAAAATGCGTATTACGGGCAGTAA
- a CDS encoding L-ribulose-5-phosphate 3-epimerase, translating into MRKHKLGIYEKALPKNISWQDRLSIAKACGFDFVEISIDETDERLARLDWSEKERIQLVKAIIKTGITIPSMCLSGHRRFPFGSRDEATRARAYEIMEKAIKLAVDLGIRTIQLAGYDVYYEEQDEGTLQRFQEGLEWAVELAASNQVMIAVEIMDTKLMSSISRWKKWDDILRSPWFTVYPDLGNLSAWNDNVAEELKLGIDKISAIHLKDTYKVTETCKGQFRDVPFGEGCVDFVTCFKTLAELNYRGAFLIEMWTEKADEPIAEIINARRWIEQKMKEGGFQC; encoded by the coding sequence GTGAGAAAACATAAACTGGGTATTTATGAAAAAGCCCTGCCGAAAAATATTAGTTGGCAAGATCGTCTTTCCATTGCCAAAGCCTGCGGTTTTGATTTTGTTGAAATCTCCATTGATGAAACCGATGAACGTTTGGCACGCTTGGATTGGAGTGAAAAAGAGCGTATTCAGTTGGTGAAAGCTATTATTAAAACAGGCATCACTATTCCTTCCATGTGTCTTTCCGGCCATCGTCGCTTCCCGTTCGGGAGTCGTGATGAGGCGACCCGCGCACGCGCTTATGAAATTATGGAAAAAGCTATTAAGCTAGCGGTGGATTTAGGCATTCGTACTATCCAACTGGCAGGCTATGACGTGTATTACGAAGAACAGGACGAAGGCACCCTGCAACGTTTCCAAGAAGGTCTGGAATGGGCGGTGGAATTGGCGGCAAGTAACCAAGTGATGATAGCGGTAGAAATCATGGACACCAAATTAATGAGTTCCATCAGCCGTTGGAAAAAATGGGATGACATCCTTCGTTCTCCGTGGTTCACCGTATATCCTGATCTTGGTAACTTAAGTGCGTGGAACGACAATGTCGCGGAAGAGTTGAAATTGGGCATCGATAAAATCTCTGCCATCCATTTGAAAGATACTTATAAAGTGACAGAAACCTGTAAAGGCCAATTCCGTGATGTGCCATTTGGTGAGGGATGTGTGGATTTCGTTACCTGTTTCAAAACCTTGGCAGAATTAAATTACCGCGGCGCATTCTTAATTGAAATGTGGACAGAAAAAGCCGACGAGCCAATTGCTGAAATTATTAATGCTCGCCGTTGGATTGAACAAAAAATGAAAGAAGGTGGTTTCCAATGTTAG
- the ulaR gene encoding HTH-type transcriptional regulator UlaR has protein sequence MNERYRHNQILDLLKERTLLSTNEIIDTFNISPATARRDINKLNAQGLLRKVRNGAEYLALNGKKYAQPRVVNNAEEKQRIAEVAAKLCENGQSVVLTCGTTMQMLADSLCGCNVQIITNYLPLANFLIEHNHDDVVIMGGQYNKNKAVTLSLNSTNEPAYAANIMFTSGKGMTTDGLYKTDMIIANSEQHILPKVSKLVALVDSSKLGREVGMLFSKLKDIDLLVTGKEADPKIIQELRDKGLEVILA, from the coding sequence ATGAACGAACGTTATCGTCATAATCAAATATTAGATTTACTGAAAGAGCGAACCCTTCTTTCGACCAACGAAATTATCGATACCTTTAACATCTCGCCGGCAACAGCACGTCGCGATATTAATAAATTAAATGCGCAAGGGTTACTTAGAAAAGTCCGTAACGGCGCCGAATACCTTGCCCTTAACGGTAAAAAATATGCGCAGCCCCGTGTTGTTAATAATGCCGAAGAAAAACAACGCATTGCCGAAGTCGCAGCAAAACTTTGTGAAAACGGGCAAAGCGTCGTACTGACTTGCGGCACCACCATGCAAATGCTGGCGGATAGCCTGTGCGGATGCAATGTACAGATCATTACCAACTATTTGCCTTTGGCTAATTTCCTCATTGAACATAATCATGACGATGTCGTCATTATGGGTGGTCAATATAATAAAAATAAAGCGGTGACTTTATCCCTAAACTCCACTAACGAACCGGCTTATGCCGCCAATATTATGTTTACTAGCGGCAAAGGCATGACCACAGACGGCTTATACAAAACAGATATGATTATCGCCAATTCGGAACAGCATATTTTACCCAAGGTCAGTAAACTGGTTGCGTTGGTTGACAGTTCAAAGCTCGGACGCGAAGTGGGCATGCTGTTTAGCAAACTGAAAGATATTGATTTACTGGTGACTGGAAAAGAGGCCGATCCAAAGATTATTCAAGAATTAAGAGATAAAGGATTAGAGGTTATTCTTGCCTGA
- the ulaG gene encoding L-ascorbate 6-phosphate lactonase: MAKVNEITRESWILSTFPEWGTWLNEEIENEVVPEGNFAMWWLGCVGVWIKTPAGANICMDLWCNRGKSTKKVKDMVRGHQMANMAGVRKLQPNLRAQPMVLDPFAINEVDFILASHYHSDHIDVNVAAAIVNNPKLDHVKFVGPWHCAELWKNWGVPEERIIIVKPGDMVKLKDVEIYALDSFDRTCLVTLPVEGAEERGGELKGLCPSDEEMGRKAVNYVFKTPGGNIYHGADSHYSIQFAKHGKDFDIDVALNNYGENPVGIADKMTSVDLLRMAECLRTNVIIPVHHDIWTNFMASTDEILALWRMRKDRLQYKFHPFIWEVGGKYVYPRDKDLIEYHHPRGFDDCFEQEPNIQFKSML; this comes from the coding sequence ATGGCTAAAGTTAATGAAATCACCCGCGAAAGCTGGATTCTTTCCACCTTCCCAGAATGGGGCACTTGGTTAAATGAAGAGATTGAAAACGAAGTGGTACCCGAAGGCAATTTTGCTATGTGGTGGCTAGGCTGTGTTGGTGTGTGGATTAAAACTCCGGCAGGCGCCAATATTTGCATGGATCTATGGTGCAATCGTGGTAAGAGTACTAAAAAAGTAAAAGATATGGTACGCGGTCACCAAATGGCAAATATGGCGGGTGTGCGTAAGCTTCAACCAAATTTGCGCGCCCAACCGATGGTATTAGATCCGTTTGCCATCAACGAAGTCGATTTTATTTTGGCTTCCCATTATCATAGCGACCATATTGATGTAAACGTCGCGGCAGCAATCGTGAATAACCCCAAATTGGATCATGTGAAATTTGTTGGTCCATGGCATTGCGCCGAATTATGGAAAAATTGGGGTGTACCGGAAGAACGGATCATTATCGTTAAACCGGGTGATATGGTGAAATTAAAAGATGTTGAAATTTATGCCTTGGATTCTTTCGACCGCACTTGCCTGGTGACATTGCCGGTTGAAGGTGCGGAAGAGAGAGGAGGCGAATTAAAAGGGCTTTGCCCGTCTGATGAAGAAATGGGGCGTAAAGCGGTGAACTATGTGTTCAAAACGCCAGGCGGTAATATTTATCATGGTGCCGATTCTCACTATTCCATTCAATTTGCCAAACATGGTAAAGATTTCGATATTGATGTGGCATTAAATAACTACGGCGAAAACCCAGTGGGTATTGCTGATAAAATGACCTCTGTAGATTTGCTCCGTATGGCAGAATGTTTACGCACCAATGTGATTATTCCGGTGCATCATGACATTTGGACTAATTTCATGGCCAGCACTGATGAAATTCTCGCATTATGGCGTATGCGTAAAGATCGTTTGCAGTATAAATTCCATCCGTTTATCTGGGAAGTCGGCGGTAAATATGTGTACCCGCGTGATAAAGATTTGATTGAATATCATCATCCGCGTGGTTTTGATGATTGCTTTGAGCAGGAACCGAACATCCAGTTTAAATCCATGCTTTAA